GTTGGGACGTCCAAGCGTCGCTGCTTGACGTGGACGGTACGCTCTATGGCACATCGATTCAAGGCGGCCGATTCAATAAGGGGACGGTGTACACTATCACGACAAGCGGCGCGGAGCAGGTTCTATACAATTTTCCGCCGGTCGGTCGCGGCCGCCACCCTTGGTCGAATCTGATCGACGTGAAGGGCACGCTCTACGGAACCACCTATCGGGGCGGCAAGTATCAACTTGGAACGGTATTCAGCATCGGCACGAACGGCGGGGAACATGTGATTTACAGCTTTGGGCCGGACTCCGACGGTGAAAACCCCGAGGCAGGTTTAGTCGACGTGCACGACACGCTCTACGGTACGACGGTGTTCCAAGGCGAAGACGGCGCGCCCCCTGGATGTACGTTCCACGGCGGAACGGTTGGATGCGGAACCGTGTTCAGTGTAACGCCGTCGGGTACTGAACGCGTGCTGCACTACTTTGGCAGCGGCTCTGACGGTATATCGCCGTCGGGCCTGATCGACGTGAAGGGTACGCTCTACGGAACCACAGGCGGCGGCGCACACGGCTACGGCACCGTCTTTAGCATCACGACCGGAGGTTCGGAAAAAATACTCTACAGTTTCGCCGGCGGCGACGACGGCGCACAACCCTCGGCGAGCTTGATCTCCGCGAACCGCAGGTTGTACGGCGTTACAGACGAGGGAGGTACGTCCGGCAACGGGACGGTCTTCAGCATCACGAGGAGCGGCTCGAAAAAGATAATCTATAGCTTCGGGCCGCCGGACGACGGCAGATTTCCGCTGGGGGGCTTGATCGACGTCGACGGCGTGCTCTACGGCACGACATCTCAAGGAGGCACGGCCGGGTTGGGGACAATTTTTCGCATCGGCTCTTCCGGCAAGGAGCAGATCGTGCACAGTTTCGGCGGTAGCACCGACGGTGTCGTTCCTACGGCGGCTCTGATCGACGTGAACGGCACGCTGTACGGCACGACATCCGGTGCGGGTGGCCCGTTCTCAACCGTCTACTCGTTCACTCCCTAGTGCTCCCCTGCGTTCAGGGGCTTAGCGCAAAGACCGCCCCCTCGGTGCACTAACCATATGCGCCACCAGATACCGGCTCCGCTGGAGTTCAACGACGCAGCGGCGAACGTACTGAACCACCATTTTCCCGGGGGAGCACCACAGATGGGACGGTTCGTCGTAAAGCGTCTTGCGCTGAGCCTAAGCATCGCCGCGGCGTTGCTCACTGAGTTCGGGTTAACCAATCCCCCAGTCGCCAGTGGCCTAAAAATGGGCTCAGACCCAGGAAGCGAGATCCTATGATGCGTTGCTACGTTCTAACCATTCTGGTAATTGGATTTTTTTCACTAACCGCGTGCGGAGGCGCTTCGAACGGCTCCTTCGCTCCACGTCTTGCGGGCACGAACGCCCAGCCTTTGAGCAGTGTGCTTCACAGCTTTGGCTCGTTTCCCGACGCCGAGAGCCCACTCGCCGGGATGCTCGCCGGT
The nucleotide sequence above comes from Candidatus Cybelea sp.. Encoded proteins:
- a CDS encoding choice-of-anchor tandem repeat GloVer-containing protein translates to MKILDSGPCALTCVAVALLAGCGGSQPPIGAPGAMPVGGALTTRSNSSNYEVLHVFRGRPDGWDVQASLLDVDGTLYGTSIQGGRFNKGTVYTITTSGAEQVLYNFPPVGRGRHPWSNLIDVKGTLYGTTYRGGKYQLGTVFSIGTNGGEHVIYSFGPDSDGENPEAGLVDVHDTLYGTTVFQGEDGAPPGCTFHGGTVGCGTVFSVTPSGTERVLHYFGSGSDGISPSGLIDVKGTLYGTTGGGAHGYGTVFSITTGGSEKILYSFAGGDDGAQPSASLISANRRLYGVTDEGGTSGNGTVFSITRSGSKKIIYSFGPPDDGRFPLGGLIDVDGVLYGTTSQGGTAGLGTIFRIGSSGKEQIVHSFGGSTDGVVPTAALIDVNGTLYGTTSGAGGPFSTVYSFTP